In Helicobacter sp. MIT 99-5507, the sequence AGCTAAGGTGTATTGAAAAAAGTTTATTTGCTATAATCCAAATCACTCTAAAAAATAAATCCACTTGGGCTAAAAAAGGTTTAAAAGATGAAAGACCCTCTATTTTACATCATTATCCCAATCTATAATGTAGAATCCTATCTAAAAGATTGTCTAGATTCTGTGCTAAATCAAAGTTATAAAAATTTTAAAGCCATTATGATAAATGATGGAAGTATGGATTATAGTAAAGAGATTGCAAAAGATTATACACAAGATGATAGATTTATCCTTATTGATCAAGAAAATCAAGGCTTATCAATAGCAAGAAATACGGGATTAGACTATATCAAAAAAGCTTTAGAATCCAACGGGGGGGGGGTATATAGTCTTTTTAGATTCTGATGATTATTTGGAACTTAATGGGCTTGAAGTTCTAAAAAATATAATAATTCAAAATAATTCACCTGAAATCATCATATCTAATAGCAATAATTATATAGACAAAGAATATTCATATACAAATCAAGTATTTTTTAAGCAGGATGAGAATAGATTCTGTGGTTATAAAGATATTTTATATCTTTTTCCTAATATTCATTTTTATTGTGTTTGGCTTTTTGTTTATAGATGTGATTTTTTGTTTGATAATAATTTTAAATTTGAGCCAAATATTATGTATGAAGATGTTTTATTTACAAGCTATGTTTTTACTTTTTTAAATAATATTTATATATCAAATATCCCTATTTACAACTATCGTATAAATAGGGATGGTTCTATAATGAATACTAAAACAAAAGAGAGTTTTTGCAAGTCTGCATATAGTTATTTTGTATTGTCAAAAAGATTTTTTGAATTTTACAAAGTAAGTGATGATGAGAGAAAAAAATATTTTATGCATTGGGGTGTATTTTATTTAAAAGAAACATTAAGATGCCTTCAAATATTTGGTTATATTGATGAAATTGGCTTTAGTAAATCTCAATTAAGTATCTTTTATCCATATATGAGTGGTAAATATAAATTTTGTTTTCATTTTCCTAGAATCTATGGTTTTCCAAAGAGAATTAGGCTTTTTGTTACAAAATTGTTTTTTAAGCAATCAAAATGATTTATTTTTAAAAACTACAATCACACCCAAGTTATAATAAAAATCATTTAAAATAAATCACTTAAGGGGGCACATGAAGACAATCCATTCGCCACTAGAAGTTGATTTTATTAGTTCAAAAAAAGATATTTTTTATATTGCAATTTTAATTATTGTGATTTTTTGTCTATCTTTGTATTATGAATTTTACAAGTATCAGCAATTATCACAAACAAAAAATATAAATATCACTGCAAAAGTCTTGCTTCAATATAAAAAGAAAGATTATTTTGTATTAAAATTAAAAGATTCTAGTGGAGCTACTTTTTATACTACTTCAAGAGATGATTTGATTGATTTAAAAGGTAAATTTATCAGAATCTATGGAATCTTAAATAAAAACTGCAATTTTCTTAATTATTTAAAGTCATGTTATATTATCAGCTTTGAAATGTCCTTACTTCACAAGAAAGATTATAGAGATGGTATTATAGATTATATAAATTCACAGCATAATGATTTTTATTTTGATGGTGCATTTGATATAAATTTACTTGGCTCACTTTATAATGGTATATTTTTAGCTACTCCTATGGATAAAAAGATTCTTGATTTTAGTGCAAGTCTTGGAATCGCACATATTTTTGCAATAAGCGGATTTCATCTTGGGATTCTATCTTTTGTGCTTTATTTGATTTTATCGCCATTGTATAGAATATTTCAAAAGCGGTATTTTAGCTATAGAAATGAATTTTATGATATCAATTTTATTGTTTTATTTTTTGCTTTTTTGTATCTAATCGTGCTTGATTTTAATCCTAGCTTTTTGCGTTCATTTGCTATGTTTGCATTTGGATTATTTGTGCTTTATAATGGGATTAGTTTGCTTAGTTATAAACTACTATTTACTTGTATTGTTTTTATACTTGCATTATTTCCTAAGATATTTTTTTCTGTAGGATTCTGGCTTTCATGTGCAGGTGTGTTTTATATCTATCTTTATTTGCAATATTTTAAATCTATAAATAAAATATATTCATTATTTCTATTAAATATAATTGTATTTTTAAATATGCTCATAATAGCACATTATTTCTTTTATGTATTTAGCCCATGGCAGATAATCTCTCCATTGCTTACGATTGCATTTGTGGTGTTTTATCCATTGATGTTATTTTTGCATATTATTGATTTTGGATTTATCTTAGATTCTCCTTTGCTTTTACTTATTAATTATGATTTTTTTAATGTAGAATTACAAACGCCATTGTGGTTATTATGTGTATTTTTGATAAGTTCATTTATGGCTATTTTTAGTAAAAAAATATATTATCTTGTTTTACTTATTTCAATCTTGTATTTTTTATATGGTATTTTTTTAAGTTTTAGGGGAATTTGATGGATAAACTTTTATCACATATTTTTAAGGGCATATTAACATTACTTCCAATTATTATTTTAATTTGGTTGATTAAAATCGTATATAACTCAATTAGCGGCATTGTTGGCTATATCTTTTCTCTCTCCTCACAAAGTCTAGTTGCTACCATAATAGTGTGTATTTTAGTGCTTGTGCTATTCTTTTTACTTGGGTTTATTGTTGAGAGAAATAAAGAAGCCATATTTCTAAAAATAACAGAGTTGATAATAGGCAAGATTCCAGTGATTGCTTCAATATATTCTACTTTAAAAGAAGCTATAAATCTATTTTCAGGCAAAAATACGGAGAATTATTTGGGTGTTGTTTATATCACTTTAAATAATTATAAAGTTATGGGTTTTGTTACAAAAGAGGCTGATGATTTTTATTGGGTTTTTGTGCCAACTACGCCAAATCCTACATCAGGTTTTTTATTGCAAGTAAAAAAAGATAGTGTAGAAAAAAGTGATTTAAGCGTAGCAGATGGATTTAAAAAATTAGTTTCATTAGGGATAAAATAATGCTAAAACAACTTAAAAATCTAAGTGAGCTTGTAGTATTTGAGCATACGATATTTTCATCAGCTTTTATTTTGATTGCTATGGTGGTTGCCGCAAGAGGTTGGTTTGGATATGATATTTTATTGCTTTGTGCATTAGCATTAATTAGTGCTAGAAATTTTGCTATGGCAATAAATCGCTATGTAGATATCGATATAGACAAGCAAAATCCACGTACAAAATCTCGCCCAAGTGTAGATGGTAGAATCTCTCCTTTACAGATTCTAGTTTTTGCAGTGATTAATGCAGTTTTATTTGTGATTGTTTCATATTTTATAAATAATTTAGCTTTTATTTTATCATTGCCATTTTTATTTATTCTTGGAATCTATTCATATTTTAAGAGATTTAGCACTCTTGCACATTTTATTCTTGGAATCTCTCTTTCTCTTGCACCTATTGCAGGTGTTATTGCGGTATTAGGATATATTCCTTTATGGAGTATATTTTTAGCAATTGGTGTTATGCTTTGGGTTGCTGGATTTGATTTGCTTTATTCATTGCAAGATATGAATTTTGATAAGAAAAATGGATTATTTTCGATACCTGCTATTTATGGGGCTAAAAATACTTTGATAATTTCTAGAATCTGCCATATTTTTGCTTGTTTATTTTGGCTTTTGTTTGTTATATATAGCAATGGCGGAATCTTAGCTTATATAGGGTTAATGTGTGCTATACTTATGCTTTGTTATGAGCATTATTTAGTAAGGAAAGATTTTTTAAATATACCAAAGGCATTTTTTCAAACAAATGGCTATCTTGGTTTTATATTTTTATTATTTATTGTTTTGGATAATGTATTTTGAATGATTTAGCAACAAGATTAGTAAAAGCACCCTTAAAGATAGAATTTTCTAAGATAGATAATAACTATGATACTTTTAAAATGGAGTTTGATTTATTATCTCAAAATAATGACGACCCAATAGGTTTATGGCTAAAAAATATTCGTGCTAGAGGAAAAGTAGTAGATGAAAATGAGCCATTATTGCAATTATTAGTTGAATTGCATAGAAAGATAGATATTTTAAATGCAAGACTTAGCAATGAAACTAAAGAGTATATAAAGTTAGATTCTAGCCACAATCTAGATTCTGTAGGGCATAATATTTTAGTTTTTAGAGATGATTGTTTGGATATAGGAGAGCATTATTATTCAAGACTTGATATTGCTGTTTTTCCTATAAGAAAAATGCCTATATTTTTTGAATCATTTACAAAAAATCAAGCAAAGATTATTTTAATGCATAGTAGGGATATTATAGATTTTGATGGCTATATTGCTTCAAAAGAGAGGGCAAATATTAGAGAGGAAAAGTTAAAAAATAAAAATTAGGTTAAAATTACAAAAATCTATTTTAAAAACAAAAAAAGGAATTACTTGGGCGCTTTACTTGTTATTAATTTTGGAATAGTAGTTATTTTTGTGCTTGTATTTGTATTTTTTTATATAAAAGATGGCGAAGTGCAAAAAAGATTACTAAGATATGAAAAATCGCTTGATGATTTAAATAAAGAGATTTTTAAGATTCAAAAATTTCTAAAAAGTAATGAAATTGAAAATGGTTATAGCGAAGAAAGTTATAAGCAATTAAAACTTGATCTTAGAAATACTATTGATGATGTATATGCCATTATTGAAAAAGATAGAGAATATGTTGATAATAAACTTTTAATAATAGAAGATAAGATAAAAGAAGCTAGTCATTTTTCAGGAAGTTTGGGCAATGTCGATGATAGAAAAATCATATCTATGTTTAAAGATGGCTGGAGTATAGAATCTATTGCCAAAGAATTAATGATAACAAAAAGTGAAGTCGAATTTACCCTTAAACTTGCAAATTTAAACTAAGATTAGATTCTAAATTCCCCATAGAATCTTTAATAATACTGCAATCCCAAATGCAAATATACCAGCAATAATAGTGATATATTGACTGAAACGCTTTTTCTTTGCACCATTAATAAGTGTGATAATAACTCCTGTGATATAAAGTATAAATAGAGTGCATGCAAACCCTATAGCGAGCACATCAAAAATTGCTGCATCTTTTGCTTCATGCAAGCTCATAAGGACGCCAAGCAGAGATCTAGTTTGCACAATGACTTCATAACTAGATTCATTTAAAGGTTTAAGAGAGGCATTATAATATACGCTACCAATGCTAATAAGCACATTTTCATCTTTGCTATCTATGGCTATATTAAGTGGTAATGGGATATTAGAATCTCTTAAAAATTCAAGTATTGCAACAGATTCTTGCCCTTTTTTATATTTATATTTTCTAGTTTATAATGCTGATAGCTTGCATTGAAATCTGCATCAATTCCACAGATAAAAAATATACCAGTAAGTGCATAAAGTAATGCCATTGGTAGAAAAAAATAAGCTTAAATATATATGCAGATTTCTTGATAACTTTATCATTGAATAAGCCTTTTTGTAGTGATTTAATAATCATAAATTCTAGCAAAAAATAATAATAGATAGATATTTGTAATTGCCTCTATACATACAAGGCATTTAGTATATTTAGAAATTTATAAGTTATAATTTTAAAATATTTTAATTGAGGCTGGAGTGATTGTAAGATGACTTATAAAATGACTTTGTTTTTTGCTTTTTTATTTACTATGATTTTTATATTGGCAAATTATTGTGTTCAATTTAATATAGGTTCATCGAATCTAACATATGGTGCTATTATTTATCCATTTAGTTTTTTGTTACTTGATATATTGAGTGAAAAATATAATAAAAAAGATGTCTTTAAGATAGTTAGATATGGTGTGATATTATCATTTATTCCATCATTTATTATTTCACAGCCTTCTATTGCTATTGCTTCTTTTTGTGCATTTTTTGTATCACAGCATTTAGATGTATATATATTTTTTGCATTAAAGAAATTATTTCCAAAATTATGGTGGCTTAGAAATAATGCTTCAACGATAATTGCACAATTATTTGATACATTGATATTTTTTACTATAGCATTTTGGCTCACGCATTCATGGGAGTGGATTATTATCACAGCACTACTTGATTTTTGTGTAAAAATCATCTCTAGTTTTGCTAGCACGCCATTTTTTTATATTTTTGCAATACGAACAAAATACAAGATTCTAGCAAAGTGATTAATTACTTTTTGTAATATTTTTATTATCACAATTTAGTTTTTAATGTTGCTTTTATTGTGCTATGGTTGTATTATTATGAGTTAGTTATTTTAAAGGAGGTTTGAAAGAAATATGTTTAATGAAGATAACCAATCTTATAGCAATACTTTAAAGAGACTTGATGAATTAGAAAAAATGCCAGTGCAAGTTAATAAAGAAGGTGATATAAGAGAAATATTAGAAAATAATGGAATATCAAGAAGAGATTTTATGAAATGGGCTGCAGCAATGACAGCGACACTTGCTTTGCCATCATCATTTATTCCCCTTACTGCAAGAGCTGCAGAATTAGCAGGTAGAATCCCTATTGTTTGGCTTCATATGGCAGAATGCACAGGTTGCAGTGAGAGCTTGCTTAGAAGTAGCACTCCTAGCATAGATAGTATTATTTTTGATTATATCAGCTTAGAGTATCATGAAACGGTTATGGCAGCTTCTGGTTGGCAAGCAGAAGAGAATCTCCATAGTGCAATAAAAGATTATAAAGGTAAATATATATTAATGGTTGAAGGTGGGATTCCAAGCGGGGAGAGTGAATTTTATCTTACAATAGGTGCTGAAGGCACAACTGGTGCTAAGAGTGCAAGAGAAGCAGCAGAAGGTGCTATGGCTATATTTGCTATAGGGACATGTTCTAGTTTTGGTGGAGTTCAAGCAGCAGATCCAAATCCAACAAATGCAATGCCACTTAGCAAAATAACAAATAAGCCTGTTATAAATGTCCCAGGTTGTCCTCCAAGTGAAAAAAATATAGTTGGTAGTTTGCTTCATTTTATCTTATTTAAAACCTTACCTGCATTAGATGCTTATAATAGACCAACTTGGGCATATGGTCTTAGAATACATGATTTATGCGAGAGAAGGGGGCATTTTGATGCTGGTGAATTTGTTCAGCATTTTGGTGATGAGGGTGCTCAAAATGGATATTGCTTGTATAAAGTAGGTTGTAAAGGACCATATACATTTAATAACTGCTCAAGGCTTGGATTTAATGATCATACAAGTTGGCCTGTAAAAGCTGGACATGGTTGTATTGGTTGTAGTGAGCCAAATTTTTGGGATACAATGAGACCATTTGAAGAACCACTTGCAAATAGATTATATTCTACAAAATTTGATGGCTTAGGTGCTGATAAAACGGCAGATACTATTGGCGTTGTATTATTAAGTGCTACTGCTATTGGAATTGCTGCACACGCTGCTATTTCTAGCATGATTAAGAATAAAGAGTAAAAAGTAAAGAGATATTAGAGGAAATATAATGACAAAAAGAATAGTAGTTGATCCAATAACAAGAATTGAAGGACATTTAAGAATAGAAGTCGTAGTTGATGAAAATAATGTAATAACAGATGCTTTTTCTAGCTCCACATTATGGCGAGGTTTAGAAAAAGTTGTGCAAAATAGGGATCCTAGAGATGCTGGATTTTTAATGCAACGAATCTGCGGAGTATGCACATTTTCACATTATAAAGCAGGGATTAGTGCGGTTGAAAATGCTCTTAATATCACACCACCAAAAAATGCTGAACTTATTAGATCTTTGATGAATATTTCACTTGTATTACACGATCATCCAGTGCATTTTTATACTCTTCATGGGCTTGATTGGTGTGATATTGTTTCGGCTCTAAAAGCAGATCCACACAAAGCATCAAATATTGCATTTAAATATAGTAATTTTCCTATGAATACCGGTGCAGATGAATTAAAAGCTGTGCAAGCAAAAGTAACAGATTTTGTTAAAAAAGGTGCATTAGGACCTTTTGCAAATGCTTATTGGGGGCATAAAACTTATAGATTCTCTCCAGAACAAAATTTGATAGTTTTATCGCATTATTTAAAATTACTTGAAGTTCAAAGAGTTGCTGCTCAAATGATGGCTATATTTGGTTCAAAACAACCTCACCCGCAGAATCTAACCGTTGGTGGAATTACATCTGTTATGGATGTCTTAGATCCAAGCAGACTTGGTGAGTGGCTATCTAAATATCAATATGTAAAAGATTTTGTAGATAGGGCATATTATCCAGACATATTAATGGCTGCAGAAGTTTATAAAAATGAGCCAAGTGTGATTAAAGGCTCAGGTGTGCCAAACTTTTTATGCTATGAAGAAATTCCAATTGGCAATGGAGAATACCTATACAGCAGCGGTATTGTAAGGGATTATGATATTACAAAATTATATGATATCAATGAAGATTTGATAACAGAAGAAGCTACTCACTCATGGTATAAAGATAATGAGCCATTACACCCATATGATGGTAAAACAGAGCCAGAATATACTGGATTTAAAGATGGAAATAGCATTGGTCCAGATTTGAAAGATGTTAAAACAAAATTACTTGATGTAGATGGCAAATATAGTTGGATTAAATCACCAAGATATGATGGAGCTCCTATGGAAGTAGGACCACTAGCAGCTATTGTTGTAGGGCTTGCAGCAAAAAATCCACGAATTACTACTATTGCAGAGCAGTTTTTAAAAGATTCTAAACTTCCATTAAAAGCAGTATTTAGCACTTTAGGTAGGACTGCAGCAAGAGCATTAGAGTGTAAATTATCAGCTGATTATGGTATAGAAGTGTTTAATTCATTAATTGAGAATCTAAAAACAGATAAAGCTACATGTGCTAAATATGAAATAGATAAAAATAAAGAATATAAAGGTAGGTATATTGGAAATGTTCCACGAGGGACGTTAAGCCATTGGGTGCGAATTAAAAATGGTGTTATTGAAAATTATCAAGCTGTTGTGCCATCCACTTGGAATGCAGGTCCTAGAGATGCAAATGGGCAAAAAGGTCCTTATGAAGCAAGCCTAATTGGCATCAAAATTGCAAATCTCGCTCAACCTTTAGAAATTATTAGGACTATACATTCATTTGATCCTTGCATTGCTTGTTCTGTTCATTTGATAGATACAAAAGGTAATAAAATGGGTGAATATAAGGTGAATCCTGCAACATTGCGTGTATAAGGAAAACAATATGAAAACAAATAAAAAACTTTTTACAAGGACTATAACATTTAGTCCTTTAGTTAGATTCTTTCATTGGATTCGTGCATTTTGTATATTTTTCTTAATTTTTAGTGGATTTTATTTAGCGTATCCGTTTTTAATACCAGAAGTCAGTGCTACACCTACAAATTTTTTATATGCTTCATTTAGGAGTTTTCATGTTATAGCTGGCTTTTTGCTTATAGCTGTATCTTTTTTTAGAGTGTATTTATTTTTTACAAGTAAAAGTAAAGGAGAGAGGGTTTCTGCAAAAGATTTATTTGATACAAAGGTGTGGATAGGACAGATTAAAAATTATTTATTTTTAGGTGCTCACCCGCATATAAAAGGTGTATATAAT encodes:
- a CDS encoding glycosyltransferase, giving the protein MKDPLFYIIIPIYNVESYLKDCLDSVLNQSYKNFKAIMINDGSMDYSKEIAKDYTQDDRFILIDQENQGLSIARNTGLDYIKKALESNGGGVYSLFRF
- a CDS encoding ComEC/Rec2 family competence protein translates to MKTIHSPLEVDFISSKKDIFYIAILIIVIFCLSLYYEFYKYQQLSQTKNINITAKVLLQYKKKDYFVLKLKDSSGATFYTTSRDDLIDLKGKFIRIYGILNKNCNFLNYLKSCYIISFEMSLLHKKDYRDGIIDYINSQHNDFYFDGAFDINLLGSLYNGIFLATPMDKKILDFSASLGIAHIFAISGFHLGILSFVLYLILSPLYRIFQKRYFSYRNEFYDINFIVLFFAFLYLIVLDFNPSFLRSFAMFAFGLFVLYNGISLLSYKLLFTCIVFILALFPKIFFSVGFWLSCAGVFYIYLYLQYFKSINKIYSLFLLNIIVFLNMLIIAHYFFYVFSPWQIISPLLTIAFVVFYPLMLFLHIIDFGFILDSPLLLLINYDFFNVELQTPLWLLCVFLISSFMAIFSKKIYYLVLLISILYFLYGIFLSFRGI
- a CDS encoding DUF502 domain-containing protein, which codes for MDKLLSHIFKGILTLLPIIILIWLIKIVYNSISGIVGYIFSLSSQSLVATIIVCILVLVLFFLLGFIVERNKEAIFLKITELIIGKIPVIASIYSTLKEAINLFSGKNTENYLGVVYITLNNYKVMGFVTKEADDFYWVFVPTTPNPTSGFLLQVKKDSVEKSDLSVADGFKKLVSLGIK
- the mqnP gene encoding menaquinone biosynthesis prenyltransferase MqnP, whose amino-acid sequence is MLKQLKNLSELVVFEHTIFSSAFILIAMVVAARGWFGYDILLLCALALISARNFAMAINRYVDIDIDKQNPRTKSRPSVDGRISPLQILVFAVINAVLFVIVSYFINNLAFILSLPFLFILGIYSYFKRFSTLAHFILGISLSLAPIAGVIAVLGYIPLWSIFLAIGVMLWVAGFDLLYSLQDMNFDKKNGLFSIPAIYGAKNTLIISRICHIFACLFWLLFVIYSNGGILAYIGLMCAILMLCYEHYLVRKDFLNIPKAFFQTNGYLGFIFLLFIVLDNVF
- a CDS encoding queuosine precursor transporter, which codes for MTYKMTLFFAFLFTMIFILANYCVQFNIGSSNLTYGAIIYPFSFLLLDILSEKYNKKDVFKIVRYGVILSFIPSFIISQPSIAIASFCAFFVSQHLDVYIFFALKKLFPKLWWLRNNASTIIAQLFDTLIFFTIAFWLTHSWEWIIITALLDFCVKIISSFASTPFFYIFAIRTKYKILAK
- a CDS encoding hydrogenase small subunit; amino-acid sequence: MFNEDNQSYSNTLKRLDELEKMPVQVNKEGDIREILENNGISRRDFMKWAAAMTATLALPSSFIPLTARAAELAGRIPIVWLHMAECTGCSESLLRSSTPSIDSIIFDYISLEYHETVMAASGWQAEENLHSAIKDYKGKYILMVEGGIPSGESEFYLTIGAEGTTGAKSAREAAEGAMAIFAIGTCSSFGGVQAADPNPTNAMPLSKITNKPVINVPGCPPSEKNIVGSLLHFILFKTLPALDAYNRPTWAYGLRIHDLCERRGHFDAGEFVQHFGDEGAQNGYCLYKVGCKGPYTFNNCSRLGFNDHTSWPVKAGHGCIGCSEPNFWDTMRPFEEPLANRLYSTKFDGLGADKTADTIGVVLLSATAIGIAAHAAISSMIKNKE
- a CDS encoding nickel-dependent hydrogenase large subunit, with protein sequence MTKRIVVDPITRIEGHLRIEVVVDENNVITDAFSSSTLWRGLEKVVQNRDPRDAGFLMQRICGVCTFSHYKAGISAVENALNITPPKNAELIRSLMNISLVLHDHPVHFYTLHGLDWCDIVSALKADPHKASNIAFKYSNFPMNTGADELKAVQAKVTDFVKKGALGPFANAYWGHKTYRFSPEQNLIVLSHYLKLLEVQRVAAQMMAIFGSKQPHPQNLTVGGITSVMDVLDPSRLGEWLSKYQYVKDFVDRAYYPDILMAAEVYKNEPSVIKGSGVPNFLCYEEIPIGNGEYLYSSGIVRDYDITKLYDINEDLITEEATHSWYKDNEPLHPYDGKTEPEYTGFKDGNSIGPDLKDVKTKLLDVDGKYSWIKSPRYDGAPMEVGPLAAIVVGLAAKNPRITTIAEQFLKDSKLPLKAVFSTLGRTAARALECKLSADYGIEVFNSLIENLKTDKATCAKYEIDKNKEYKGRYIGNVPRGTLSHWVRIKNGVIENYQAVVPSTWNAGPRDANGQKGPYEASLIGIKIANLAQPLEIIRTIHSFDPCIACSVHLIDTKGNKMGEYKVNPATLRV
- the cybH gene encoding Ni/Fe-hydrogenase, b-type cytochrome subunit, which codes for MKTNKKLFTRTITFSPLVRFFHWIRAFCIFFLIFSGFYLAYPFLIPEVSATPTNFLYASFRSFHVIAGFLLIAVSFFRVYLFFTSKSKGERVSAKDLFDTKVWIGQIKNYLFLGAHPHIKGVYNPIQFFAYLVFAILILIISLSGVILYYHVYHDGLGGILAYMFKWLEVAVGGLANVRIIHHIATWTIILFIPVHVYMVVWNAVKHPDGGADSIVGGYRYQEAHLKE